In Zingiber officinale cultivar Zhangliang chromosome 8B, Zo_v1.1, whole genome shotgun sequence, a single genomic region encodes these proteins:
- the LOC122015700 gene encoding uncharacterized protein LOC122015700 has translation MRDRARIPLLARSVKDRVTLYSGGADPWAARSWLRNLENTFGYMSCTDEERVELAAYHLRDQAVTWWDMQKMIFGEQHITWMMFRDAFERQYFPATFCLAHRQEFLNLKQGDRSVLEYNAEFSRLAEFCPQLVAQDYDRMHQFTQGLAAYIRIRMSGFPGSSYREVLDRALFIEMTQ, from the coding sequence ATGCGGGATAGAGCTCGTATACCGTTGCTGGCGAGGTCCGTCAAGGATAGAGTGACTTTATACTCGGGCGGAGCTGACCCTTGGGCTGCACGTAGTTGGTTGAGGAATTTAGAAAACACTTTCGGGTATATGAGCTGTACAGATGAAGAGAGGGTGGAATTGGCTGCTTATCACCTCCGAGATCAAGCAGTCACGTGGTGGGATATGCAGAAGATGATCTTCGGGGAGCAGCACATCACATGGATGATGTTTCGTGATGCCTTTGAGAGACAGTACTTCCCTGCTACGTTTTGTCTAGCTCACCGTCAGGAGTTTCTGAATCTCAAGCAGGGCGATCGTTCAGTTTTGGAGTACAATGCAGAGTTCAGTAGGTTGGCGGAATTTTGTCCTCAGCTAGTGGCACAGGATTACGATCGGATGCATCAGTTTACTCAGGGTCTTGCTGCATACATTCGGATCCGGATGTCAGGTTTTCCAGGTAGTTCTTACCGGGAGGTGTTGGATCGAGCATTGTTCATTGAGATGACTCAGTAA